A stretch of the Snodgrassella alvi genome encodes the following:
- the tssC gene encoding type VI secretion system contractile sheath large subunit codes for MATQSQQQSDVALAERPVAQSEFSNLLTKEFKPKTDQAAKAVEQAVKTLAEQALSHSVTISDDAYKSIEAIIAEIDHKLSEQINLILHHEAFQKLESSWRGLFHLVSNTEVDEHLKIRFMNLSKNDLRRSMKRFKGIAWDQSPLFKQIYEEEYGQLGGEPYGCMIADYYFDHTPPDVDLLGSVAKVASASHMPFIAGASPSVLQMDSWQELANPRDLTKIVTQNLEYAPWNSLRASEDSRYLGLAMPRFLARLPYGINTNPVDEFDFEEDTDGSDHRKYVWSNAAYAMGVNINRSFKNFGWCTMIRGVESGGAVENLPCHTFPTDDGGVDMKCPTEIAISDRREAELSKNGFIPLIHRKNTDYAAFIGAQSLQKPQEYYDPDATANANLSARLPYLFACSRFAHFLKCIVRDKIGSFKEREDMQRWLNEWIMNYVDADPVNSSQETKARRPLAAAEVVVEEVEGNPGYYDAKFFLRPHFQLEGLTGSLRLVAKLPSVKQTATE; via the coding sequence ATGGCTACGCAGTCCCAACAACAATCAGATGTTGCACTGGCAGAGCGCCCAGTTGCACAATCCGAATTTAGTAATTTACTGACCAAAGAATTCAAACCAAAAACTGATCAGGCAGCTAAAGCAGTTGAACAGGCAGTTAAAACATTAGCCGAACAGGCTTTGTCACACTCAGTTACCATCAGTGATGACGCCTACAAAAGTATCGAGGCTATTATCGCTGAAATCGACCATAAGCTTTCCGAACAAATTAATCTCATCCTGCATCATGAAGCTTTCCAGAAACTGGAATCATCTTGGCGTGGCTTGTTTCATCTGGTTTCTAATACCGAAGTGGATGAACATCTGAAAATACGTTTCATGAATTTGTCTAAAAATGATTTACGGCGCAGCATGAAACGGTTTAAAGGTATTGCTTGGGATCAAAGTCCGTTATTCAAACAGATTTATGAAGAAGAATATGGACAATTGGGTGGGGAACCCTATGGTTGCATGATTGCAGACTATTATTTCGATCATACCCCACCGGATGTTGATTTATTGGGTTCGGTAGCCAAAGTGGCTTCTGCTTCACATATGCCGTTTATTGCAGGTGCTTCACCTTCTGTGCTGCAAATGGATTCATGGCAGGAACTAGCTAATCCACGTGATTTAACTAAAATTGTTACCCAGAATTTGGAATATGCTCCGTGGAATTCTTTACGTGCCAGTGAAGATTCACGTTATCTTGGTCTGGCGATGCCGCGCTTTCTTGCTCGCTTACCATACGGTATTAACACCAATCCAGTCGATGAATTCGATTTTGAAGAAGATACAGACGGGTCTGATCACCGTAAATATGTGTGGAGCAATGCAGCTTACGCAATGGGTGTCAATATCAACCGGTCATTTAAAAATTTCGGTTGGTGTACCATGATTCGCGGCGTAGAGTCTGGTGGTGCTGTGGAAAATCTGCCTTGTCATACATTTCCGACTGATGACGGTGGCGTAGATATGAAATGTCCGACTGAAATTGCTATCTCAGACCGTCGTGAAGCTGAATTATCTAAAAATGGTTTTATTCCTCTGATTCACCGTAAAAACACAGATTATGCTGCTTTCATCGGTGCTCAGTCTTTGCAAAAACCTCAGGAATACTACGATCCTGATGCAACAGCCAACGCCAATCTATCCGCACGCTTACCCTATCTATTTGCCTGCTCACGCTTTGCGCATTTTTTGAAATGTATTGTACGTGACAAAATCGGCTCATTTAAAGAGCGTGAGGATATGCAGCGCTGGCTGAATGAATGGATTATGAATTATGTTGATGCCGATCCGGTAAATTCTTCACAGGAAACCAAAGCGCGTCGTCCGCTGGCTGCTGCTGAAGTGGTGGTAGAAGAAGTGGAAGGAAATCCTGGTTATTACGATGCTAAATTTTTCCTGCGGCCTCACTTTCAGCTAGAAGGCTTAACCGGTTCTTTACGTCTGGTTGCTAAGTTGCCATCTGTGAAACAGACAGCGACTGAATAG
- a CDS encoding STY0301 family protein, with product MVVKGKKHYPAWEVDSKLDLDDADSWLSCSYNHNQVQLTRSIDSTMKVCWAVYSKDSQGGLLAKLKCQ from the coding sequence ATTGTCGTAAAGGGTAAAAAGCATTATCCGGCTTGGGAAGTAGACAGTAAGCTTGATTTAGATGATGCAGATTCTTGGCTAAGCTGCTCATATAACCATAATCAGGTGCAACTGACTAGAAGCATTGATTCAACTATGAAAGTTTGCTGGGCAGTTTATTCTAAAGATTCTCAGGGCGGATTACTTGCAAAACTAAAATGTCAGTAA
- a CDS encoding type VI secretion system tube protein Hcp, whose amino-acid sequence MAHDIFLKIDGIDGESPDAQHKNEIQVLNWNWGITQESSMQSGSGLGTGRATVHDLQFEHYIDRSSPNLMKYCLTGKHIPEAKLVMRKAGGTPLEYLKITMNDLIVSSVMPSGSSTDEQNPREMVRLSFSKVKQEYVVQNQQGGSGGTVTAQYDIKANKEA is encoded by the coding sequence ATGGCACACGACATTTTCTTGAAAATTGATGGCATTGACGGAGAATCTCCGGATGCACAACATAAAAATGAAATTCAGGTATTAAACTGGAACTGGGGAATCACTCAGGAATCTTCTATGCAGTCTGGTAGTGGTTTGGGTACCGGTCGGGCGACGGTTCATGACCTGCAATTTGAACATTACATTGATCGTTCCAGTCCTAATCTAATGAAATACTGTTTAACTGGTAAGCATATTCCAGAAGCAAAATTAGTGATGCGTAAAGCAGGTGGAACACCTTTAGAATACCTGAAAATCACAATGAATGACCTGATTGTATCAAGTGTAATGCCTTCCGGTAGCAGCACTGATGAGCAGAATCCGCGCGAAATGGTGCGTTTATCTTTCTCTAAAGTGAAGCAGGAATATGTTGTACAGAATCAGCAGGGCGGCAGTGGCGGTACTGTAACTGCTCAATACGACATCAAGGCCAATAAAGAAGCCTAA
- the tssJ gene encoding type VI secretion system lipoprotein TssJ translates to MNKIYQCYRELYRTGRFILICILFLSVVGCRSVQDVKEQTRLELHIEAAENVNPDEKGRAAPIQVRIYELKNDNAFTSADFYTLQDNDKSVLGNDLLVSDEFILRPGEIKTIRRRTNPETTVIGVLAGYRSLTRSQWRETYRLADAPYATWYREWWPLKKAKLDINIGQRAIVVTEVD, encoded by the coding sequence TTGAATAAAATATATCAGTGTTATCGGGAACTATATCGAACTGGCCGCTTTATCTTAATCTGCATTTTGTTTTTGAGTGTAGTTGGTTGCCGGTCTGTGCAGGATGTAAAAGAACAAACACGTCTGGAATTGCATATTGAAGCTGCTGAAAATGTTAATCCTGATGAAAAAGGTCGTGCTGCGCCTATTCAAGTACGCATATACGAATTAAAAAATGACAACGCATTCACATCTGCAGATTTTTACACACTACAGGATAATGATAAATCAGTATTAGGTAATGATCTGCTCGTAAGCGATGAATTTATACTGCGGCCGGGAGAAATCAAAACTATCCGGCGCAGAACCAATCCTGAAACGACAGTTATTGGCGTATTGGCTGGCTACCGCAGTCTTACGCGTTCTCAGTGGCGTGAAACCTACAGACTGGCCGATGCTCCGTATGCAACTTGGTATCGGGAATGGTGGCCACTGAAAAAAGCAAAGCTGGATATAAATATCGGACAGAGGGCCATAGTGGTCACTGAAGTGGATTAA
- the tssK gene encoding type VI secretion system baseplate subunit TssK, which produces MSWYNRVVWSEGQFLLPQIFQQQERYLEHFAHSRSVPLSPFFWGFSRYDIDHEALNLGKLVLKDVAGVFPDGTPFEAPGHTLLPPPLTIQPEHLEQLIYLALPIRTPNAEETSFEDNSESLARFAVFESDVRDANSIGLGAKTVQLSHLRLRLMPQKALTDAWIGLPIARISTLRADGGVEIDSTVIPPVTHYTASTLLQTWLSQIHDLTHLRADSLADRLTGRQGKGSEAAEVSDYLLLQILNRYEPLLHHVQKVGGTSPEFIYRQLICMAGELSTFVRPHTRRPIEHLPYRHDAPYYCLKPVVDDVQHLLNAVLIRSAQHIRLEDAAYGVKNAVVEPTELRGFNALVLAVKAQIPPDILVHQFAAQTKIGPSDRLPELIRSHLPGMALQALPVPPRQIPFNAGYVYFELLRDGPLWEHIAHYGGLAMHIAGEFPGLLIELWGVRDQ; this is translated from the coding sequence ATGAGTTGGTATAACCGTGTAGTCTGGAGTGAAGGGCAATTTCTGCTGCCACAGATTTTCCAGCAACAAGAACGCTATCTGGAGCATTTTGCACATAGTCGCAGTGTGCCGTTATCGCCTTTTTTCTGGGGTTTCAGTCGCTACGATATAGATCACGAAGCGTTGAATTTAGGTAAACTGGTATTAAAAGATGTGGCTGGTGTATTTCCCGACGGTACGCCTTTTGAAGCGCCTGGGCACACATTGCTGCCTCCGCCGTTGACCATTCAGCCAGAGCATCTTGAACAACTAATTTATCTTGCTTTGCCTATCCGCACACCAAATGCTGAAGAGACCAGTTTTGAAGATAATTCGGAGTCGCTTGCTCGTTTTGCTGTATTTGAAAGCGATGTGCGAGATGCAAACTCTATCGGACTTGGCGCAAAAACAGTTCAGCTCAGCCATTTGCGATTAAGGCTGATGCCGCAGAAAGCGCTGACAGATGCCTGGATAGGATTGCCAATTGCCCGTATCAGTACTTTACGGGCAGACGGTGGGGTTGAGATAGACAGCACTGTCATACCACCTGTTACTCATTATACCGCCAGTACCTTGCTGCAGACCTGGCTTTCACAGATCCATGATTTGACACATCTGCGAGCCGATTCACTTGCTGATAGACTTACAGGCAGACAAGGTAAAGGCTCAGAGGCGGCTGAGGTATCCGACTATTTGCTTTTGCAAATTCTAAACCGTTATGAACCTTTACTACACCATGTGCAGAAAGTAGGCGGCACATCACCGGAATTTATCTATCGGCAGTTGATTTGCATGGCAGGTGAGCTCTCGACCTTCGTTAGACCACATACTCGGCGCCCAATAGAGCATTTACCATATCGTCATGATGCACCTTATTATTGCCTGAAACCAGTTGTCGATGATGTTCAGCATTTGTTAAATGCAGTATTGATTCGTAGTGCGCAGCATATTCGACTAGAGGATGCGGCTTACGGAGTCAAGAATGCAGTGGTTGAACCCACAGAACTCCGTGGCTTTAATGCTCTGGTATTGGCTGTTAAGGCTCAGATCCCTCCAGATATTTTGGTACATCAATTTGCTGCACAGACCAAAATAGGTCCTTCAGATCGTTTGCCGGAGCTGATTCGTTCTCATCTGCCGGGGATGGCATTGCAGGCATTACCTGTACCTCCGCGTCAGATTCCTTTTAATGCCGGCTATGTTTATTTTGAGCTATTACGTGATGGTCCGTTATGGGAACATATTGCTCATTACGGTGGATTGGCCATGCACATTGCCGGTGAATTTCCTGGCTTACTAATTGAACTTTGGGGAGTGCGTGATCAATGA
- the tssL gene encoding type VI secretion system protein TssL, long form has product MNEFDTILNGTGAKKEQIPEASATESLSQSQHGYEFERLADTSWFGEQQSAKLADNIDAGPDSKLRLAAIEAADNPLLEAAQPLLLALANMPAQLDSYDNGIESLRELLIREVHIYQTLCDRANLRREHVLAVRYCVCTALDEAANKTSWGGGGAWARKSLLIVFHNESYGGEKIFLLIGRLSPNPIEYGDVLEVIYRILSLGFEGRYSVRPDGRKQLDLIRQQLLSIISSGRDPVARDLSPHWYADASGKFRRLRSLPVWISTVFFCCLLLAIFVWFKFQIVDTDTRLQQRIAAIGKAVPPPATTGVLRLKALLKDEIERGVVSVNENAQQSQVTFLGDFMFVPGKKTVNPKIMPVLDKVASEINKVSGTVTVTGHTDNQPIHTAEFPSNQVLSEKRAAEVAALLVNKGIAESRLKIVGLGDSAPVEDNNTAEGRAKNRRVDILVTE; this is encoded by the coding sequence ATGAATGAGTTCGATACCATTCTCAATGGTACAGGCGCTAAGAAAGAGCAAATACCTGAGGCTTCAGCTACGGAGTCTTTATCACAATCGCAGCATGGTTATGAGTTTGAGCGTCTTGCGGATACATCCTGGTTCGGAGAACAACAATCAGCCAAATTGGCAGACAATATTGATGCAGGACCGGACAGTAAATTACGTCTAGCAGCAATTGAAGCGGCTGATAATCCTCTGCTGGAAGCAGCACAGCCCTTGTTGCTCGCACTGGCCAATATGCCGGCTCAACTTGATTCATACGATAATGGCATTGAAAGTCTGCGTGAACTGCTCATACGCGAAGTGCACATTTATCAAACTTTATGTGATCGGGCAAATTTGAGGCGTGAACACGTACTGGCGGTACGTTATTGTGTTTGCACAGCTCTGGATGAGGCTGCCAATAAAACATCATGGGGAGGTGGAGGAGCATGGGCTAGAAAAAGCCTGCTCATTGTTTTTCATAACGAAAGCTATGGTGGTGAAAAAATATTTCTATTAATTGGCCGTCTTTCTCCAAATCCAATTGAATACGGAGACGTATTAGAAGTCATCTACCGAATTTTAAGTTTGGGGTTTGAAGGGCGGTATAGTGTTCGTCCGGATGGGCGTAAACAGCTTGATTTGATTCGTCAGCAATTGCTATCCATCATCAGCAGTGGCCGAGATCCGGTTGCCCGTGATTTGTCTCCACACTGGTATGCAGATGCATCTGGTAAGTTTCGTCGACTGCGTTCGTTGCCTGTATGGATCAGTACTGTGTTTTTTTGCTGTCTGTTATTGGCCATTTTTGTCTGGTTTAAATTTCAGATTGTGGATACTGATACAAGATTACAACAACGAATTGCTGCTATAGGTAAAGCGGTGCCACCACCAGCAACGACTGGTGTATTGCGGCTGAAAGCTTTACTTAAAGATGAAATTGAACGTGGTGTAGTCAGCGTTAATGAAAATGCTCAGCAAAGTCAGGTAACATTTCTTGGTGATTTCATGTTTGTGCCGGGCAAGAAAACAGTAAATCCCAAAATAATGCCAGTACTGGATAAAGTAGCCAGCGAAATAAACAAAGTATCAGGTACTGTAACTGTAACTGGACATACTGACAATCAACCTATTCATACTGCTGAATTTCCTTCTAATCAGGTTTTATCTGAAAAAAGAGCAGCAGAAGTGGCCGCTTTGTTAGTAAACAAAGGGATAGCGGAATCACGATTGAAAATTGTCGGTTTGGGTGATAGTGCACCAGTAGAGGATAACAATACAGCAGAAGGCCGTGCAAAAAATCGTCGTGTAGATATTTTGGTAACTGAGTGA
- the tssM gene encoding type VI secretion system membrane subunit TssM: MQKILDFLFSRRMLVIIGIILLALIVWFVGPLLTFGGLHPFASISTRIVTILILFAFLFLWFKNWSLSAIWVAALCVLIWKAAPLLAYGQTKPFAPAWTRAMLIGIVLFCYALYGLYRLWLALRVDEQLLQKILRPRGDKPVVSEAREDQRAVTNIVSRAVEQLKQLRIGKPGLGIRRIFEGKRYLYELPWYMIIGAPGDGKTTALMNAGLQFPLAEQMGQSAEAFAVPGKGGTVHCDWWFTNEAVLIDTAGRYVRHDDGGSADTTSRNAEEWRGFLGLLRKYRPRAPINGVLLTVNVADLAGKSEAERITAAAALRARLGELRTELGIQFPVYLVVTKMDLLPGFTDYFNSLTTEGRAQIWGFTLPYDQKQQKNNYDKLRSNCESELKLLTQRLDQGVDNRLQEEYDVQRRCNLYALPQEFAALAEPLLDIIERVFLDSKFDATQLHNTLRGVYFTSAAQAPAQATADRLSLMQRLWRAIKRDPAYTEKNSLYANTVPPTGNRSYFLHDLLTKLIFQEPNLVQPNLQWEMRYRVMRFTGHLLVLIIFLWLVQGMYTSYGKNSNYLAAVNVKAAALAEKVRVYSRKPTTTAVPDILNSARELAAYPGLDPDKPPTSFRYGLYSVPHVISSAASTYDQLLDQLLLPPVVRGVESTLSNAIAQKDTKATYDALRVYLLLNLDADHQDKFNAAEIQAWILKDWQQNDTAAAFGGSASIYEHLGALFDGSRVIHSPFAKNDALIRSARELLEGSTSTERIYDRAKVAMSDEAPEDFTIVRAVGADAGMVFVRASGEPLDRGIPGLFTVQGYRDLFDKRISEFVAAAYADDEWVMGRETAASQKKTAERAQQLVQKVNGDDDPLIKEVRRLYLTEYTSRWQAFLEDIHSVNSTGADNSPSLAFDLQTLRTFAAPDSPLMRLSKAVVEQTTLVPPMDKNTSQKILAERAEQRLSGNTREAVQTAKLLKNVRPEEQLEKTLVDNRFAALREVVTGAADMQNSNAGSRPQKLDNVLSLLNEYYNQLMIADNALAANTLPPKIDAAEKLRLEAVKMPAPLQNILLDLTNQGARKLNLASGEVLSRQMEAMIGGNCRNVIDGRYPFAASNQEVSADDFNRIFASGGLLDDFFNKQLASQVDITSNPWRYKQSEGSNTPLPGPSLAPFQQAKRIREAFFQEQGARKMSWSMDIKVVELDPTITDLIIDIDGQSQRYMHGPVRPLHITWPGPRNGSMAEITANPRIRQDSSTIITSGPWALFRLLNKGRIISSMSDSRHLVEFKFDGRRVVLEISSSVDFNLQSANNPLRGFTCPVGGSTP, translated from the coding sequence ATGCAAAAAATTTTAGATTTTCTTTTTTCCCGCCGCATGCTGGTAATTATCGGTATTATTTTATTAGCACTGATAGTCTGGTTTGTAGGACCTTTGCTGACGTTTGGTGGATTGCATCCTTTTGCATCTATATCTACGCGCATTGTCACCATTCTGATTCTGTTCGCATTTCTGTTTCTATGGTTTAAGAACTGGTCGTTATCGGCTATCTGGGTTGCAGCTTTATGTGTACTGATATGGAAAGCAGCACCTCTGCTTGCATATGGTCAGACCAAACCATTTGCACCAGCATGGACTCGAGCCATGTTGATTGGCATCGTTTTGTTTTGTTATGCGCTGTATGGTTTGTACCGACTATGGTTGGCTTTACGTGTAGATGAGCAGTTATTGCAAAAAATCCTGCGTCCGCGTGGCGATAAACCTGTTGTTTCTGAAGCTCGTGAAGATCAGCGTGCGGTTACCAATATTGTCTCACGTGCCGTTGAGCAGCTTAAGCAATTGCGTATTGGTAAGCCGGGACTTGGTATACGCCGTATTTTTGAAGGTAAACGCTATTTATATGAGCTGCCGTGGTACATGATTATTGGTGCGCCCGGTGATGGTAAAACAACAGCTTTAATGAATGCTGGCCTGCAATTTCCACTGGCAGAGCAAATGGGACAATCAGCGGAAGCCTTTGCTGTGCCCGGCAAAGGCGGCACAGTACATTGTGACTGGTGGTTTACCAATGAAGCCGTGTTAATTGATACTGCTGGACGTTATGTTCGCCATGATGATGGCGGTTCTGCTGATACTACTTCCCGCAATGCTGAGGAATGGCGTGGTTTTCTCGGTCTTCTGCGCAAATATCGTCCGCGCGCACCAATTAATGGTGTACTTTTAACAGTCAATGTAGCTGATCTGGCCGGTAAATCTGAAGCTGAGCGTATCACTGCTGCGGCAGCATTAAGAGCGCGTCTGGGAGAGCTCCGAACCGAATTAGGTATTCAGTTTCCGGTATATTTGGTGGTAACCAAAATGGATCTTCTGCCTGGTTTCACCGATTACTTTAACTCCCTAACTACTGAGGGGCGTGCACAAATATGGGGTTTCACTTTACCGTATGATCAGAAACAGCAAAAAAATAATTATGATAAGCTGCGTTCAAATTGTGAAAGTGAGCTAAAGCTACTAACGCAAAGACTAGATCAGGGTGTAGATAATCGTTTACAGGAAGAATACGATGTACAGCGCAGATGTAATCTTTATGCTCTGCCACAGGAATTTGCTGCGCTTGCTGAACCATTACTAGATATTATAGAACGCGTATTTCTTGATTCTAAATTTGATGCAACCCAATTGCACAATACGCTCAGAGGTGTGTATTTTACTAGTGCAGCTCAAGCGCCAGCTCAAGCTACAGCTGATCGCCTATCCCTAATGCAACGTTTATGGCGGGCTATCAAGCGTGACCCAGCATATACTGAAAAAAACAGTCTTTATGCAAATACAGTACCGCCTACAGGCAATCGCAGCTATTTTCTACATGATTTGCTGACCAAACTTATTTTTCAAGAGCCAAACCTAGTTCAACCCAATCTACAATGGGAAATGCGTTATCGCGTAATGCGATTTACCGGTCATTTATTGGTACTGATTATATTCCTTTGGCTAGTACAGGGTATGTATACCAGTTATGGTAAAAATAGTAATTATCTTGCAGCAGTTAATGTTAAAGCAGCTGCGCTTGCTGAAAAAGTGCGCGTTTATTCACGTAAACCTACTACAACAGCTGTACCAGATATTCTGAATTCAGCCCGTGAGCTGGCTGCATACCCCGGACTAGATCCGGATAAACCACCAACCAGTTTCCGATATGGTTTGTATAGCGTACCGCATGTAATCAGTAGTGCCGCCTCCACTTATGACCAGCTACTGGATCAGCTGCTACTGCCACCTGTGGTTCGTGGTGTTGAAAGTACCCTTTCCAATGCTATTGCACAGAAAGATACCAAAGCAACCTATGATGCCTTACGTGTCTATCTGCTACTTAATCTGGATGCAGATCATCAGGATAAGTTTAACGCTGCTGAAATTCAGGCATGGATATTGAAAGACTGGCAACAAAACGATACCGCTGCAGCTTTTGGTGGAAGTGCCAGTATTTATGAGCATCTGGGTGCACTTTTTGATGGTAGCCGTGTCATACATTCTCCATTTGCCAAAAATGATGCCTTGATTCGTAGTGCAAGGGAGTTGTTGGAAGGTAGTACCAGTACCGAGCGAATCTACGACCGAGCCAAAGTTGCCATGAGTGATGAGGCACCAGAAGACTTTACGATTGTACGTGCAGTAGGCGCTGATGCCGGTATGGTCTTTGTTCGTGCCAGTGGCGAACCGCTTGATCGCGGTATTCCGGGTCTTTTTACTGTACAGGGTTATAGAGATTTATTTGATAAACGCATCTCTGAATTTGTTGCTGCCGCTTATGCAGATGACGAATGGGTTATGGGCAGGGAGACTGCTGCTTCTCAAAAAAAAACTGCTGAACGTGCCCAGCAGCTGGTTCAGAAGGTTAACGGAGATGATGACCCTTTAATCAAAGAGGTGCGGCGGCTTTATTTAACAGAATACACTTCGCGCTGGCAGGCTTTTCTTGAAGATATTCACAGCGTGAATAGTACCGGTGCTGACAATAGTCCCAGTCTGGCTTTTGACTTACAGACATTGCGTACATTTGCTGCTCCCGATTCGCCACTGATGCGGCTTTCCAAAGCAGTTGTAGAACAAACAACGCTGGTACCACCTATGGACAAAAATACCAGCCAAAAAATTCTGGCTGAACGAGCCGAACAAAGATTATCAGGCAATACCCGTGAAGCCGTACAGACAGCCAAATTGTTGAAAAACGTACGTCCTGAAGAGCAGTTAGAAAAAACACTAGTCGATAATCGATTTGCTGCATTACGCGAAGTTGTCACCGGCGCTGCCGATATGCAAAACAGTAATGCAGGCAGCAGGCCGCAGAAATTAGACAACGTACTGAGTCTGCTCAATGAATATTACAATCAATTAATGATAGCAGATAATGCTTTAGCTGCTAACACTTTACCTCCCAAAATTGATGCTGCAGAAAAATTACGGCTTGAAGCAGTCAAAATGCCAGCACCTTTACAAAATATCTTGCTCGATCTAACCAATCAAGGGGCCCGTAAACTGAATCTGGCATCAGGAGAGGTACTTAGCCGGCAAATGGAGGCCATGATAGGCGGAAATTGTCGCAATGTAATTGATGGCCGTTATCCCTTTGCGGCCAGTAATCAGGAAGTAAGTGCGGACGATTTTAACCGTATATTTGCCAGTGGCGGACTGCTTGACGATTTTTTCAATAAACAGCTCGCATCACAAGTAGACATAACATCTAATCCATGGCGTTACAAACAATCTGAAGGAAGCAACACACCTTTACCGGGACCAAGTTTGGCACCGTTCCAGCAGGCAAAACGCATTCGGGAAGCATTTTTTCAGGAGCAGGGAGCTCGGAAAATGTCTTGGAGTATGGATATTAAAGTTGTTGAACTGGATCCCACAATTACAGACTTGATTATAGATATTGACGGACAATCACAACGTTATATGCATGGACCGGTGCGTCCACTACACATTACCTGGCCAGGTCCGAGAAACGGTTCCATGGCTGAAATAACGGCCAATCCGCGCATACGTCAGGATAGTTCAACAATTATTACCAGCGGGCCATGGGCGCTTTTCCGGCTGCTGAACAAAGGCCGAATCATCAGCAGTATGAGTGACAGCCGCCATTTGGTTGAGTTTAAATTTGATGGTCGCCGTGTAGTGCTCGAAATATCTTCCAGTGTAGATTTTAACCTACAAAGTGCAAACAACCCATTACGTGGATTTACCTGCCCAGTAGGAGGTAGTACGCCATGA
- the tagF gene encoding type VI secretion system-associated protein TagF has protein sequence MIGIPRISSPAIWGKLPDRGDYVRYRAQGQEIDEWRIWLNKQEWLQPQKDNIKDKHDWLYLTPDFGQESPVLHALPWSFVLAPGILPFSGRSWVIGVMSPSADSIGRSYPLVIYQTVNQSWLQRYLNTPLGWLYWLAQLVAGYVKPTQKNTKDLASQLDKLWEIHSPKWGGWFARAQVGNQTACRELTGKIKEEDTEFCGVHYLPWANWPHVVWESLSAEGWFWQQDGRGGFLDARSLGNSVWKE, from the coding sequence ATGATTGGTATACCGCGCATCTCGTCACCTGCTATTTGGGGAAAATTACCCGACAGGGGCGATTATGTTCGCTATAGAGCACAAGGACAGGAAATTGATGAATGGCGGATATGGTTAAATAAGCAGGAATGGCTGCAGCCTCAAAAAGATAATATTAAGGATAAACATGATTGGCTGTACCTGACGCCCGATTTTGGGCAGGAAAGTCCCGTACTGCATGCTTTACCATGGAGTTTTGTATTAGCACCCGGAATATTGCCATTTTCAGGACGATCCTGGGTAATCGGGGTGATGAGTCCTTCTGCAGACAGCATTGGTCGTTCTTATCCTTTGGTGATTTATCAGACAGTCAATCAGTCATGGCTGCAACGATATCTGAACACACCATTGGGCTGGCTATATTGGCTGGCACAGTTAGTAGCAGGATATGTGAAACCAACCCAAAAAAATACAAAAGATCTTGCTAGTCAATTAGATAAATTGTGGGAAATTCATAGTCCAAAATGGGGTGGCTGGTTTGCCAGAGCACAAGTAGGAAATCAGACGGCCTGTCGCGAACTGACAGGTAAGATAAAAGAGGAAGATACCGAATTTTGCGGTGTACATTATTTGCCTTGGGCTAATTGGCCGCACGTGGTTTGGGAGTCATTGTCCGCAGAAGGGTGGTTCTGGCAGCAAGATGGAAGGGGCGGATTTCTAGATGCAAGAAGCCTAGGCAATAGTGTTTGGAAGGAATAA